From the genome of Streptomyces xanthophaeus:
CCGTCTGCGTCCAGCATGGCCGCCACCCGGTCCACGATCCGTCCGACCCGCTCCGGCGGCAGCAGCCCGGTCCCCCGGCTCCGCGCGAAGTCCGCGAAGGTCTCAGCGGTCGTGTAGAGGGGTTCAAAGCCGAGCACCTCACGCATCTGCGTGGTCTCCACGACCCGGCCATGGGTGAGCAGCCTTATCTGCTCCGGCGAGAAGTCACTGGCCCCGACCGTCCGCAGCGCGGCGCCCACCCAGTTCAGCGCGGGCAGCAGCAGCGGCAGCGTGGGCCGCCCGAGCCGGCGCGAGCACTGCGACAGCAGCAGTACTCCGTCGCCCGCGATGTTGAACGTCCCGCTGTTCAGCGTCCCGCGCCTGGGCTCCCGCGCCGCCAGCCGCAGCACTTCGAGGACGTCGTCCTCGTGGACGAACTGCAGCCGCGGGTCGTACCCCAGCACGGTCGGCATCACCGGGATCGAGAAGTACTCGGCGAGCGCCGAATCCGCGAAGGGCCCCAGGATGTTCGCGAACCGCAGGACGCACACCGCGACGTCCGGCCGCCTGCGCGCGAAGCCCCGTACGTAGCCCTCGACCTCGGCGGCGTCCTTGGCGAAGCCGCCCGCCGGGAGGGATTTCGGCTCCGTGGTCTCGGTGAAGACGGCCGGGTCCCGGGGGGTGCCACCGTAGACGCTGGTACTGGACTTCACCACGAGCCGTCGTACCGTCGGCGACTTCTGGCAGGCCCCGAGGAGCTGCATGGTGCCGATGACGTTCGTTTCCTTGACGGTGCTGTGCGCACCGCCCGTTCCCGCACTGCCTCCGGTGACCGCAAGATGGACCACCGTGTCCACGGCGTGCTCGGCCAGCACTCTGGCGATCGCCGACTGTCTGATGTCCGTACGGACGAACTCCGCCGATCCGAGCCGGTGCGGCGGTGTCATCGCGTCCACCGCGATCACCCGCTCGACGTCCGGGTCACGCTGGATCCGGCGCACGAAGCGGCCGCCCAACTGCCGGGCAGCCCCGGTGACGAGTACGACCTTCCCCACGAGCTCAGCGCCTCCCTCGAAGAAGTCCCCCGGCTGCACCGCAGCCCCTCCACCAGGATGGTGGAGGGGCTGCGGAGAACACGTACAGCTGCCGTTTACTTCTTGTTACGGCGCTGGACGCGGGTGCGCTTGAGCAGCTTGCGGTGCTTCTTCTTAGCCATCCGCTTGCGCCGCTTCTTGATAACAGAGCCCACGACTACCCTCGCTCACTTCTCTTCACTGGTGCGGGGCGTCTGGGCCCACACGACCTACGTCGGCCTAGCCTACCCGCCCGAGCTCTGAGCTTGTAATCCGAGCGCTTCCGCGTCGTAGCCAGGGGCGTCCCGAGCCTCAGTCTCAGGCCGACTCCACCCCCACATAGGACTCTCGGAGGTACTCGTGGACCGCATTCTCGGGGACCCGGAAGGACCGGCCCACCCGGATTGCGGGCAGATGACCGTTGTGCACCAGCCGGTACACGGTCATCTTCGACACTCGCATCACCGAGGCGACCTCCGCCACGGTCAGGAACTGAACCTCACTGAGAGGCCTCTCGCCAGCAGCCATGACACACCTTGACCTTCCGCGCATGACGGGCACCGGCTTCCCCTCCGGTTACTCCTCGTCGTCGCACGCTCACTCCCCAGAGTAGGGGCGCGTGATACGAGTGGGGAAGAGGAGCTACGGCCACTCCTGCCGCCCCGTCAGACTCGCGCGGCCGAGCACGTACCGCGTGAGCGGTCGGTAGTAGTCCGCTCGCACCCCGTCATCAAGTGGAACGGCCACCGAGACCCGCCCCTCGGCCTCCCCGACGAACAGCGCGGGATCATCCGTATCCGCCAGCCCGATGGCCTTCACACCGAGCTGACCTGCGCCGCAGACCCACCCGTGGTCCCCCACCACCAGCTCCGGCAGCGGCCCGCCGGCCTCCGCGAGAGCGCCCAGCGCCACCCGAACCGGCAGCGGTGAATGGGTGTGCACGCCGGTCGCACTCCCCGGCACCCGCACGCCGGGTTCCCGCACCAGTGCGACCCCCCGTACGTATTCGATGCTGTACGTGCGTACGCCGAACCGGGTCGCCATGTCGACACTCACCCCCTGCGCCGGAGTGAGGACAACACATCCCGCCGCCGACAACGCCTCCGCCAAACCGGCGTAGAAGCCCAGGAGTCGATGCGGATGGCCCGTCCCGAACAACACCGGCGACCGCGCCCTCGCCGCCTCGCACAGCCGCCCCGCGAAGGCCTCCAGCGCGGCCACCGTCCGCTCCGGATCGATCACGTCCGGCCCGCTGACGTGCGCCGGATCCGCCGAGACCCCGCACTTGTCCGCCATCAGCCTCAGCAGATCACCCTCGCCCCACGCCCACTCCGGATCCAGCCCCAGCATCACCCGCGGATCCCGCGCCGCGAACAGCCGGTAACTGCGCAGGCTCTCCTCCCGGGAGGTGGCGACGGGCCCGGCCAACCGGGCGGCCAGCAGATGCGCACGCAGCGCGCCGGTGCTCAACACCCTCCGATGCTGCCCCAACACATCTGGCGGTTCATCAATTCCACCGAACAGCCCCACAGTTGGCGTAACGATGCATCAACTTCGCCGCCGCAGTTCCGGCCGCACGCTCAGGTCAGCATGCCGCGCAGCGGGAACACCGCCCGACGCGTGGCCAGAACGGCCTGATCCGTCCGGTCCGCCGGGTCGTAGCCCGCGTCCCAATCCGGCCACGACGGGGTCCGCCCGTCCGTCATCCGGGACGGCGCCAGCTGCCGCGTCCGCGCGTACACCTCGTCCCGCCACGAAGCGGGCACCGCCGACTCCGGATCCACCGGCCGGTGCGCGGCGATCCCCACCAGATGCGTCCACGACCGCGGAACGACGTCCACCACCGCGTACCCGCCCCCGCCCAGCGCCAGCCACCGCCCGTCCGCGTGCTCGTGCGCGAGCCGGTGACAGGCCTCCTGGACGGCCCGCTGCGCGTCCAGCGAGACCGCCAGGTGCGCCAGCGGGTCCTCGAAGTGCGTATCGGCCCCGTGCTGGGTCACCAGCACCTGCGGCCGGAAGTCCGCCAGCAGCTCCGGCACGACCGCGTGGAAGGCCCGCAGCCAGCCCGCGTCCCCCGTCCCGGCGGGCAGCGCGATGTTGACCGCCGACCCCTCCGCCCCCGGACCGCCGGTCTCCTCGGGCCAGCCGGTCTGCGGGAACAGCGTCCGCGGATGCTCGTGCATCGAAATGGTCAGCACCCGCGGGTCGTCCCAGAAGGCCGCCTGCACACCGTCCCCGTGGTGCACGTCCACGTCCACGTACGCGACCCGCTCGGCCCCCAGCTCCAGCAGCCGAGCCACCGCCAGCGAGGCGTCGTTGTAGACACAGAAACCGGCCGCCCCGCCCGGCATCGCGTGGTGCAGCCCGCCGGCGAAGTTCACCACGTGCTCGGCCTCACCGTGCCAGAGCGCCTCCGCCCCCGCCACGGACTGCCCGGCGATCAGCGCGGAGGCCTCGTGCATCCCGTGGAAGGCAGGATCGTCCAGGGTCCCCAGCCCGTACGAACCGTCCGCGCACCCCGGGTCGGCGGACACCTCGCGCACCGCGGCGACGTAGTCCTCCCGATGCACCAGCCGCAGCGTCGAATCCCCGGCCGCGGGCGCCGCCCGTACCTCCATCGCCCGGTCCAGCCCGAAGGCACGCACCAGGCCCATGGTCAGCGCCAGGCGCACCGGGTCCATCGGATGGCTCGGTCCGAAGTCATACCCCGTTACCGCCTCGTCCCACATCAACAGCCCGGTCACCGGCTCGCCGCTCATGCCGGACACCGTATCGGGCGCCCTCGGAGCCGAACGAGCGGGCTTGGAAGAGTGTCACCAGGACCAGCGCCATCGGCACCAGCATCGCGCCCCGGTAGCTCCAGGCGTCGCCGACCGCCCCGACGAGCGGAGACCCGATCAGGAAGCCGACGTAGTTGAAGATGTTGAGCCGCGCCACGGCCGTGTCGGAGGCCCCCGGGAACAGGCGCCCCGCGGCGGCGAAGGTCTGCGGCACGATCACGCACAGTCCGATCCCCAGCAGCGTGAAGCCGAGCATCCCCACCCACGCCCCCGGCGCCGCCGCCACCACGGCGAACCCGGCGGCCGCCACCAGCGTCCCGGCCCGCACCACGGCCGCCGCCCCGAACCGCCGCACGCCCAGGTCCCCCACGGCTCGCCCCACGAGGGTGGTCACCATGTACACGTTGTAGGGGACCGTCGCCATCTGCTCCGAGCTCCCGAGTACGTCCTGGAGGTACTTGGCACTCCAGTTCGCCACCGTGGAATCCCCGATGTACGCGCACGCCATCACCAGGCAGAGCGGCAGCAGCAGCGTGAAGCCGCCGGCCCCCAGCCCCTTCCCGCCGGTCTCCCCCAGGCCCGCCGGCCCGTCGACGTAGCGCCGGCTCCCCAGCAGCGCCAGCGGCAGCAGGACGACCACGGCCGGCAGATAGCTGACGAAGAGGTTCAGCTCCCAGTGCGCCCCCGCCCACGCGGCCGACGCCCCGAGGATCCCGCCGAGGCTGTACGCGGCATGGAACCCGAGCATGATGCTCCGCCCGTACGCCCGTTGCAGGCTGACCCCGAGCATGTTCATCGAGGCGTCCAGCGCACCCACCGACAACCCGAACGCCCCCAGCGCCACCGCCACGTGCCACATCTGGCCGCCGGCTCCGACGCCCAGCAGGGACAGCAGCACCAGCGGCTGCGCCCACCGCAGTACGACGCTGGGCGCCACCCGCTTCACCAGGTGCTCGGTGGCCACGCTCGACGCCCCCGCGAGGACCGGCACGGCCGCGAGGAAGGCGGGCAGCAGGCCGTCGGATATCCCGTACCGGTCCTGGATGGCCGGGATCCGCGTCACGAGCAGCGCGAAGGCGACGCCTTGCACGAAGAAACTGAACCCCAGAGCGCCGCGGCCGCGCCGCAGCCGCACATCATCCGTCATGGCGGGTCAGCGTAGGGCCACGGGCTACCCGTGGGTAGAGAGATCACATACCCAGTCCGGCCTCCAGCCCGAGCATTCCGGTGAGCTGCTTCATGTCACCGAAGTGCCCGGTGGCCCCGGGGAGGCGGTCGGCGGGCAGCATCGCCGTGAACGCGAACACGTCCATGCCCGCGGCGACGGCGGCCTGGATGCCGAGCGGACTGTCCTCGACGACCACACAGCGGGCGGGCTCCACGCCCATCTGCCGCGCCGCGTGCAGGTACAGATCGGGAGCCGGCTTCCCCTGGCCCACGTCCTGCGCGCTGAAGATCCACTCTTCCTCGAACCACCCGTCGAGCCCGGCCACCCGATGCCCGGCCCGGATCCGGTCGTGGCTCCCGGAGGAGGCCAGGCAGTACCCGACCCCTTGCGCGGTCAGCGCCCCCAGCACCTCCTCCACGCCGGGGACGGGCTTCAGGTCCTGCTCGAACGCGGCGACGGTCCGCGCGTGCAGGGTCTCGTCGAAGTCGGCCGGCAGCTGCTGCCCGGTCCGCTCGACGACGAGGTCGTGCACCCGGTGCACGGCGGCCCCCATGTAGTCGCGGACCGACTCCTCGTAGGTGGTCGGGTGCCCCAGCTCGGTCAGGTACCCGGCGAGGATGCTGTTGGCGAGCGGCTCGCTGTCCACCAGCACGCCGTCGTTGTCGAAGATGACGAGGTCGTAGCCCATACCCCCACAGTACGAACTAAAGGGACGTAGGGCCCGTCTCGCCGGGCCGCCGACGACGCGTCACCGGGCTGCTGCGGCCATTCGGACGACAGACGGAAGGCCGCGAGCAGGGCCGCCGGCCCCTGAACGCAGAAAAGCCCCGCACCATAAGGTGCGGGGCTTTCCCACAATGATTGTTCGGCGGCGTCCTACTCTCCCACAGGGTCCCCCCTGCAGTACCATCGGCGCTGAAAGGCTTAGCTTCCGGGTTCGGAATGTAACCGGGCGTTTCCCTAACGCTATGACCACCGAAACACTATGAAATTTGAACGCTGGCATGAACACAGCTGTTCGTTATTTCAGAACTAACACAGTGGACGCGAGCAACTGAGGACAAGCCCTCGGCCTATTAGTACCAGTCAGCTTCACCCGTTACCGGGCTTCCACATCTGGCCTATCAACCCAGTCGTCTACTGGGAGCCTTACCCTCTCAAGGAGGTGGGAATACTCATCTTGAAGCAGGCTTCCCGCTTAGATGCTTTCAGCGGTTATCCCTCCCGAACGTAGCCAACCAGCCATGCCCTTGGCAGGACAACTGGCACACCAGAGGTTCGTCCGTCCCGGTCCTCTCGTACTAGGGACAGCCCTTCTCAATATTCCTACGCGCACAGCGGATAGGGACCGAACTGTCTCACGACGTTCTAAACCCAGCTCGCGTACCGCTTTAATGGGCGAACAGCCCAACCCTTGGGACCGACTCCAGCCCCAGGATGCGACGAGCCGACATCGAGGTGCCAAACCATCCCGTCGATATGGACTCTTGGGGAAGATCAGCCTGTTATCCCCGGGGTACCTTTTATCCGTTGAGCGACGGCGCTTCCACAAGCCACCGCCGGATCACTAGTCCCGACTTTCGTCCCTGCTCGACCCGTCGGTCTCACAGTCAAGCTCCCTTGTGCACTTACACTCAACACCTGATTGCCAACCAGGCTGAGGGAACCTTTGGGCGCCTCCGTTACCCTTTGGGAGGCAACCGCCCCAGTTAAACTACCCATCAGACACTGTCCCTGATCCGGATCACGGACCGAGGTTAGACATCCAGCACGACCAGAGTGGTATTTCAACGGCGACTCCACAACCACTGGCGTGGCTGCTTCAAAGTCTCCCACCTATCCTACACAAGCCGAACCGAACACCAATATCAAACTGTAGTAAAGGTCCCGGGGTCTTTCCGTCCTGCTGCGCGAAACGAGCATCTTTACTCGTAGTGCAATTTCACCGGGCCTATGGTTGAGACAGTCGAGAAGTCGTTACGCCATTCGTGCAGGTCGGAACTTACCCGACAAGGAATTTCGCTACCTTAGGATGGTTATAGTTACCACCGCCGTTTACTGGCGCTTAAGTTCTCAGCTTCGCAACCC
Proteins encoded in this window:
- a CDS encoding phosphatase, which translates into the protein MLSTGALRAHLLAARLAGPVATSREESLRSYRLFAARDPRVMLGLDPEWAWGEGDLLRLMADKCGVSADPAHVSGPDVIDPERTVAALEAFAGRLCEAARARSPVLFGTGHPHRLLGFYAGLAEALSAAGCVVLTPAQGVSVDMATRFGVRTYSIEYVRGVALVREPGVRVPGSATGVHTHSPLPVRVALGALAEAGGPLPELVVGDHGWVCGAGQLGVKAIGLADTDDPALFVGEAEGRVSVAVPLDDGVRADYYRPLTRYVLGRASLTGRQEWP
- a CDS encoding helix-turn-helix domain-containing protein; its protein translation is MAAGERPLSEVQFLTVAEVASVMRVSKMTVYRLVHNGHLPAIRVGRSFRVPENAVHEYLRESYVGVESA
- a CDS encoding HAD family hydrolase; this translates as MGYDLVIFDNDGVLVDSEPLANSILAGYLTELGHPTTYEESVRDYMGAAVHRVHDLVVERTGQQLPADFDETLHARTVAAFEQDLKPVPGVEEVLGALTAQGVGYCLASSGSHDRIRAGHRVAGLDGWFEEEWIFSAQDVGQGKPAPDLYLHAARQMGVEPARCVVVEDSPLGIQAAVAAGMDVFAFTAMLPADRLPGATGHFGDMKQLTGMLGLEAGLGM
- a CDS encoding NAD-dependent epimerase/dehydratase family protein codes for the protein MGKVVLVTGAARQLGGRFVRRIQRDPDVERVIAVDAMTPPHRLGSAEFVRTDIRQSAIARVLAEHAVDTVVHLAVTGGSAGTGGAHSTVKETNVIGTMQLLGACQKSPTVRRLVVKSSTSVYGGTPRDPAVFTETTEPKSLPAGGFAKDAAEVEGYVRGFARRRPDVAVCVLRFANILGPFADSALAEYFSIPVMPTVLGYDPRLQFVHEDDVLEVLRLAAREPRRGTLNSGTFNIAGDGVLLLSQCSRRLGRPTLPLLLPALNWVGAALRTVGASDFSPEQIRLLTHGRVVETTQMREVLGFEPLYTTAETFADFARSRGTGLLPPERVGRIVDRVAAMLDADGLDGLEDDAYAAEGAKR
- a CDS encoding MFS transporter → MTDDVRLRRGRGALGFSFFVQGVAFALLVTRIPAIQDRYGISDGLLPAFLAAVPVLAGASSVATEHLVKRVAPSVVLRWAQPLVLLSLLGVGAGGQMWHVAVALGAFGLSVGALDASMNMLGVSLQRAYGRSIMLGFHAAYSLGGILGASAAWAGAHWELNLFVSYLPAVVVLLPLALLGSRRYVDGPAGLGETGGKGLGAGGFTLLLPLCLVMACAYIGDSTVANWSAKYLQDVLGSSEQMATVPYNVYMVTTLVGRAVGDLGVRRFGAAAVVRAGTLVAAAGFAVVAAAPGAWVGMLGFTLLGIGLCVIVPQTFAAAGRLFPGASDTAVARLNIFNYVGFLIGSPLVGAVGDAWSYRGAMLVPMALVLVTLFQARSFGSEGARYGVRHERRAGDRAVDVGRGGNGV
- a CDS encoding 30S ribosomal protein bS22 yields the protein MGSVIKKRRKRMAKKKHRKLLKRTRVQRRNKK
- a CDS encoding acetoin utilization protein AcuC is translated as MWDEAVTGYDFGPSHPMDPVRLALTMGLVRAFGLDRAMEVRAAPAAGDSTLRLVHREDYVAAVREVSADPGCADGSYGLGTLDDPAFHGMHEASALIAGQSVAGAEALWHGEAEHVVNFAGGLHHAMPGGAAGFCVYNDASLAVARLLELGAERVAYVDVDVHHGDGVQAAFWDDPRVLTISMHEHPRTLFPQTGWPEETGGPGAEGSAVNIALPAGTGDAGWLRAFHAVVPELLADFRPQVLVTQHGADTHFEDPLAHLAVSLDAQRAVQEACHRLAHEHADGRWLALGGGGYAVVDVVPRSWTHLVGIAAHRPVDPESAVPASWRDEVYARTRQLAPSRMTDGRTPSWPDWDAGYDPADRTDQAVLATRRAVFPLRGMLT